In Parabacteroides sp. FAFU027, the following are encoded in one genomic region:
- a CDS encoding adenine phosphoribosyltransferase, which produces MTDLKKKIRSIPDFPIKNVTFRDITTLMQDGEAFHAACDLFYERYKDRKIDKIVGIDARGFVFGAVLAYRLGIGFVPVRKKGKLPYKTISEKYNLEYGSAEMEIHADAIGRGERIVVIDDLIATGGTIAATVKLVEKLGGKVVECAFLVELPDLKGREAIKDHDVFSAMTFEGE; this is translated from the coding sequence ATGACAGACCTGAAGAAAAAAATCCGTTCCATACCCGATTTCCCGATTAAGAACGTGACTTTTCGTGATATAACCACCCTGATGCAGGATGGAGAGGCATTTCATGCCGCCTGTGATCTTTTTTATGAGCGGTACAAAGACCGGAAGATTGATAAGATTGTGGGGATAGATGCCCGCGGATTTGTCTTTGGGGCAGTATTGGCTTATCGTTTGGGGATTGGTTTTGTCCCGGTCCGCAAAAAAGGGAAACTTCCTTACAAGACCATCAGCGAGAAGTATAATCTGGAGTATGGTTCCGCCGAAATGGAGATTCATGCTGACGCTATCGGTAGAGGGGAGCGTATTGTTGTGATCGATGACCTCATTGCTACCGGCGGCACAATTGCTGCTACCGTAAAGCTGGTCGAAAAGCTGGGTGGAAAAGTCGTAGAATGTGCTTTTCTGGTCGAGTTGCCTGATTTGAAAGGACGCGAGGCAATTAAAGACCACGATGTCTTTTCGGCCATGACATTTGAAGGGGAATGA
- a CDS encoding polysaccharide biosynthesis tyrosine autokinase: MRELVYRYLRRGRWLGITASVAVSLIVCYFYLKFQYPVYEFTTSVLVIDPKESEGMNVLAALDNTSFTAARKRNMLSNEVELIKSQPLMQKVVNKLELHTNYYLKGVLGNYQEIYNNAPYYVKLDTLSLNNLDQVAFTIAPENEHGYRIEGEYHNEKFKVDAISLPTIVKLPFGNLFIKLRGGVSPLDHPVEIRIKRPADVVGDMLSQIKTDVDQTSDRVNISLQSGNIRKGNDILKVLVERYNEDAIAQINMSAVNTTRFINDRLALITKELGEVEHNVEDFKQTNQLTDITSEAGVFVARNNEYKDKQIELETQLSLVKFLDEFIKNPANNYSLIPNIGVTDAGVQSVVQSYNELITKREPVLRSSSEEGPQVKAINQQLKYYRSAILTGIVSFRKGLMVSLNDLKALDQKTSARIKEVPRQEREFLEIQRQQKIKENLYIFLLQKREETALTMAVAIPRARVVKYSDGGVQIAPDSHKLWIYFFLFGLGLPLLIIYLKEMLNTNIESRNDVEKLSKVPVLSELGHNKTDCILLNHLSQSDSNAELFRLLRTKLQLSLDYPKEKVLMVTSTVPGEGKTYVSINLATSLSIADKKVLLIGLDLRKPKLIEYFGIKTKVGVTNLLSGNEPDYKKLVVGVPDYPNLDVMASGAIPPNPNELLQRGHLEVLIEQAKKDYDYVILDTAPVGAVSDTLHINRVSDMVIYVCRANYSNKQNITLVNRINGERALSNIYLLVNDVDFDSLHYYYNRSYHYGYGYGYGYGYGYGHGKDSADEQRRKHRTRWQKMIGKR, from the coding sequence TTGCGTGAACTCGTTTACCGTTATCTGCGTCGTGGACGTTGGTTGGGTATTACGGCTTCTGTCGCGGTATCATTGATTGTCTGCTATTTTTACCTGAAGTTCCAGTACCCGGTTTATGAGTTTACCACTTCGGTTTTGGTAATTGATCCGAAAGAGTCAGAGGGAATGAATGTGCTGGCCGCTTTGGATAACACCTCTTTCACCGCTGCACGGAAACGGAATATGCTTTCGAATGAGGTGGAGTTGATCAAATCGCAGCCCCTGATGCAAAAAGTGGTCAACAAACTGGAGCTTCATACAAACTACTACCTGAAGGGGGTATTGGGCAATTACCAGGAAATATACAATAATGCACCCTATTATGTGAAGCTGGATACCCTGTCTCTGAACAATTTGGATCAGGTGGCATTTACAATAGCGCCTGAAAATGAGCATGGCTACCGGATAGAAGGGGAATATCATAATGAGAAATTTAAGGTGGATGCGATATCGTTGCCCACTATCGTAAAACTTCCGTTTGGTAATCTGTTTATTAAACTGCGGGGCGGAGTATCGCCTTTAGATCATCCGGTTGAAATCCGGATCAAGAGACCTGCTGATGTGGTGGGGGATATGTTGAGCCAGATCAAGACGGATGTGGATCAGACCAGTGACCGGGTAAATATCAGTCTGCAGAGTGGAAATATACGCAAGGGGAATGATATTCTCAAGGTGCTGGTAGAACGGTATAATGAAGATGCGATTGCCCAGATCAATATGTCAGCCGTCAATACCACCCGTTTTATAAATGACCGTTTGGCGTTGATAACCAAAGAGCTGGGTGAGGTGGAGCACAACGTGGAGGATTTTAAGCAAACGAACCAGTTGACCGATATCACATCCGAAGCGGGAGTGTTTGTTGCCAGAAATAACGAATATAAAGATAAACAGATTGAACTCGAAACCCAGCTTAGCCTGGTGAAGTTCCTGGATGAGTTTATTAAAAATCCCGCGAACAATTATTCACTGATCCCAAATATCGGGGTGACTGATGCCGGTGTGCAGTCTGTGGTGCAAAGCTATAACGAATTGATTACCAAAAGAGAACCTGTCTTACGAAGTTCATCAGAGGAGGGGCCACAGGTGAAAGCGATTAATCAGCAACTGAAATATTACCGTAGCGCAATCCTTACCGGTATCGTCAGTTTTCGTAAAGGGCTAATGGTTTCGCTGAATGACCTGAAGGCACTGGATCAAAAAACATCAGCCCGTATTAAGGAGGTTCCCCGCCAGGAGCGTGAGTTTCTGGAGATTCAGCGTCAGCAGAAGATCAAAGAGAATCTCTATATTTTCCTGTTACAAAAGCGGGAAGAGACTGCTTTGACTATGGCGGTTGCAATTCCCAGGGCCCGTGTGGTAAAATATTCTGATGGGGGGGTACAGATCGCTCCGGATAGTCATAAACTCTGGATCTATTTTTTCTTATTCGGGCTGGGATTGCCTCTTCTGATTATTTACCTCAAGGAGATGTTGAATACCAACATCGAATCCCGAAATGATGTGGAGAAGCTGTCGAAAGTACCGGTGTTATCCGAATTGGGGCATAATAAGACGGACTGTATCCTGTTAAACCATCTGTCACAGAGTGATTCCAATGCCGAATTATTCCGGTTGTTGCGGACTAAATTGCAGTTGTCACTTGATTATCCGAAGGAAAAAGTATTGATGGTTACCTCTACCGTGCCGGGGGAGGGAAAGACTTATGTATCTATCAACCTGGCCACGAGTCTTTCCATTGCTGATAAGAAAGTGCTGCTTATTGGATTGGATTTGCGTAAGCCCAAACTGATCGAATATTTTGGCATTAAAACGAAAGTGGGGGTTACCAATTTGTTGTCCGGAAATGAGCCGGATTACAAAAAACTGGTGGTGGGTGTGCCGGATTATCCCAATCTGGATGTGATGGCTTCCGGGGCTATTCCTCCCAATCCGAATGAGTTACTACAGCGTGGGCATCTGGAGGTGCTGATCGAACAGGCTAAAAAAGATTACGACTATGTTATCCTGGATACGGCACCGGTGGGCGCCGTGTCAGATACATTGCATATTAACAGGGTATCTGATATGGTTATTTACGTTTGCCGGGCCAACTATTCCAATAAGCAGAATATCACACTGGTAAATCGGATTAATGGTGAAAGGGCGTTGTCAAATATTTATTTGCTTGTTAATGACGTGGATTTTGACTCGTTGCATTATTACTACAACCGGAGCTATCATTACGGCTATGGTTATGGCTATGGCTACGGTTATGGTTACGGTCATGGAAAAGACTCGGCTGATGAGCAACGTCGTAAACACCGTACCCGGTGGCAGAAGATGATCGGGAAGCGCTAA
- a CDS encoding adenosylcobalamin-dependent ribonucleoside-diphosphate reductase, with amino-acid sequence MEQQTYTYDEAFQASLEYFKGDELAARVWVNKYALKDSFGKIYEKSPEDMHHRLANEIARVEAKYPNGLSKDDLLDLLRDFRYIVPQGSPMTGIGNNFQVASLSNCFVIGMDGPADSYGAVIRIDEEQVQLMKRRGGVGHDLSHIRPKGSPVKNSALTSTGIVPFMERYSNSTREVAQDGRRGALMLSVSIKHPDSESFIDAKMTEGKVTGANVSVKIDDDFMKSVVEGTPYIQKYPVYSDEPMFTKQVNASEIWKKIVHNAWRSAEPGVLFWDTIIRESVPDCYADLGYRTVSTNPCGEIPLCPYDSCRLLAINLYSYVVNPFTKEASFDYELFRKHVQLAQRIMDDIIDLEMEKIEKILDKIDSDPESEEVKQAERNLWLKIQSKTVRGRRTGVGTTAEGDMLAALGLRYGTPEATDFSENIHKTLAVEAYRSSVIMAKERGAFDIFDIKREANNPFINRLKEADPALYEEMKKHGRRNIACLTIAPTGTTSLMTQTTSGIEPVFLPVYKRRRKVNPNDTQVRVDFVDEVGDSFEEYIVFHHKFVTWMEANGYSTTKKYTSAEIDELVAKSPYFKATSNDVDWMQKVRMQGRIQKWVDHSISVTINLPHDVSEELVGQLYIEAWKSGCKGCTVYRDGSRAGVLVAAKEEVEAQKPQHAHEIVESRPKELEADVVKFQNKKEKWIAFVGLLEGRPYEIFTGLADDEDGILLPKNVTHGKIIKNVDEHGNKRYDFQYSNRRGYKTTIEGLSDKFNPEFWNYAKLISGVLRYGMPIDQAMKLVSGLELDSESINTWKNGVERALKKYLPNGTVAQGQTCPSCGNETLVYQEGCLICTSCGNSKCG; translated from the coding sequence GTGGAACAACAAACTTACACTTATGATGAAGCATTCCAGGCGTCCTTAGAATATTTCAAAGGAGATGAACTGGCTGCAAGAGTATGGGTCAACAAGTATGCCCTAAAGGATTCATTCGGTAAGATTTACGAAAAATCGCCCGAAGACATGCACCACCGCCTGGCCAACGAAATCGCCAGAGTGGAAGCTAAATACCCCAACGGTTTAAGCAAAGATGATTTGCTGGATCTGCTGCGTGACTTCCGTTATATTGTTCCACAGGGAAGCCCGATGACCGGAATTGGAAACAATTTCCAGGTGGCTTCTTTATCAAACTGCTTTGTAATCGGTATGGACGGCCCTGCAGACTCTTACGGTGCCGTAATCCGCATCGACGAAGAGCAGGTACAACTAATGAAACGCCGCGGTGGTGTAGGTCATGACCTGTCACACATCCGCCCGAAAGGCTCACCGGTGAAAAACTCGGCATTGACCTCTACCGGTATCGTACCGTTCATGGAACGTTACTCCAACTCTACCCGCGAGGTAGCTCAGGATGGACGTCGCGGAGCACTGATGCTTAGCGTTTCCATCAAACATCCGGATTCAGAAAGCTTCATCGATGCCAAAATGACCGAAGGCAAAGTGACCGGCGCAAACGTATCGGTGAAAATCGACGACGATTTCATGAAATCGGTTGTTGAAGGCACTCCATATATCCAGAAATACCCGGTTTACTCTGATGAACCAATGTTCACGAAACAGGTTAACGCATCAGAAATCTGGAAAAAAATCGTACACAACGCATGGCGTTCTGCCGAACCGGGCGTACTCTTCTGGGATACCATCATCCGTGAATCAGTACCTGATTGCTACGCTGACCTGGGTTACAGAACCGTATCGACCAACCCATGCGGTGAAATCCCGTTGTGTCCTTACGATAGCTGCCGTCTGTTGGCGATCAACCTCTACTCGTATGTGGTAAATCCATTTACCAAAGAGGCCAGCTTCGACTATGAGCTGTTCAGAAAGCATGTGCAACTGGCACAGCGCATCATGGATGACATCATCGATCTCGAAATGGAGAAAATCGAGAAAATCCTCGATAAAATCGATTCAGACCCGGAAAGCGAAGAGGTAAAACAAGCAGAACGCAACCTATGGCTTAAAATACAAAGCAAAACCGTTCGTGGCCGTCGTACCGGAGTAGGTACTACTGCGGAGGGAGATATGCTGGCTGCCCTTGGTTTACGCTATGGCACCCCGGAAGCTACTGATTTTTCAGAAAACATACATAAAACGCTGGCGGTTGAAGCTTATCGTTCGTCAGTCATCATGGCGAAAGAGCGTGGCGCATTCGACATCTTCGACATCAAACGCGAAGCAAACAACCCATTCATCAACCGTCTGAAAGAAGCTGATCCTGCACTGTACGAAGAGATGAAAAAACACGGCCGTCGTAACATCGCCTGCCTGACCATCGCTCCGACCGGAACTACCAGCCTTATGACCCAGACCACTTCGGGTATCGAGCCGGTATTCCTTCCGGTGTACAAACGCCGCCGTAAGGTAAATCCGAATGACACACAGGTACGTGTGGATTTCGTGGACGAAGTGGGTGACTCATTCGAAGAGTATATCGTATTCCACCACAAGTTTGTGACCTGGATGGAAGCCAACGGATATTCTACAACTAAAAAATATACTTCTGCCGAAATTGATGAACTGGTTGCTAAATCGCCTTATTTCAAAGCGACATCGAATGACGTGGACTGGATGCAAAAAGTACGCATGCAGGGCCGTATCCAGAAATGGGTGGACCACTCAATCAGCGTGACCATCAATCTTCCTCACGATGTATCGGAAGAGCTGGTTGGCCAGCTATACATCGAGGCATGGAAATCTGGCTGTAAAGGATGTACCGTTTACCGTGACGGTTCACGTGCCGGAGTACTTGTGGCTGCAAAAGAAGAGGTGGAAGCGCAAAAACCACAACACGCACATGAAATCGTAGAATCCCGTCCGAAAGAGCTGGAAGCCGATGTAGTGAAATTCCAGAACAAGAAGGAAAAATGGATTGCTTTTGTCGGTTTGCTTGAAGGCCGTCCTTACGAAATCTTCACCGGACTTGCCGATGACGAAGACGGTATCCTATTGCCGAAAAACGTTACGCACGGAAAGATTATCAAGAACGTGGATGAGCACGGCAACAAACGCTATGACTTCCAATACTCAAACCGTCGCGGATACAAGACAACCATCGAAGGTCTTTCAGATAAATTCAACCCTGAATTCTGGAACTACGCGAAACTGATCTCCGGGGTATTGCGTTACGGTATGCCAATTGACCAGGCAATGAAACTGGTATCGGGTCTGGAGCTCGATAGCGAATCGATCAACACATGGAAAAACGGCGTAGAACGCGCCCTCAAAAAATATCTTCCTAACGGAACTGTGGCACAGGGACAAACCTGCCCGAGCTGCGGTAACGAGACTCTGGTTTACCAGGAAGGATGCCTCATCTGTACCTCTTGCGGTAACTCTAAGTGCGGATGA
- a CDS encoding NADPH-dependent oxidoreductase: protein MLDVLKNRRTVRKYTAEPISESLLNELLESACRASTTGNMQLYSIIATTSDEVKAELSPLHFNQPMIKQAPLVLTFCADFNRFVKWCEARNAVPGYDNFQGFVTAAIDALLVAQTFCVAAEAKGLGVCYIGTVAYTTKAINKVLNLPKLVVPLATITVGYPDGEPAQVERLPLAAVLHKDRYVDYTPEDIERYYKDKEALPANQKFVEENKKENLAQVFTDVRYTKDTFDKFSKELLEAVREQGYNF, encoded by the coding sequence ATGTTAGATGTTTTGAAAAATCGCAGGACTGTTAGGAAATATACCGCTGAACCGATCAGCGAATCGTTATTGAATGAATTGCTGGAATCGGCTTGCCGGGCTTCCACCACCGGGAATATGCAGTTGTATAGTATTATTGCTACAACTTCTGATGAGGTAAAGGCGGAACTGTCGCCGTTGCACTTCAATCAGCCGATGATTAAACAGGCGCCGCTGGTGTTGACCTTTTGTGCTGACTTTAACCGTTTCGTGAAATGGTGCGAGGCACGTAACGCTGTACCTGGATATGATAACTTCCAGGGGTTTGTTACTGCTGCGATTGATGCATTATTGGTTGCACAGACATTTTGTGTGGCTGCTGAAGCCAAAGGGTTGGGCGTTTGCTATATCGGTACGGTAGCCTATACCACGAAAGCGATCAATAAGGTGCTGAACCTGCCGAAGCTGGTGGTGCCGTTGGCAACTATCACGGTGGGGTATCCGGATGGTGAGCCTGCACAGGTGGAGCGTTTGCCACTGGCGGCTGTTTTACATAAAGACAGATATGTGGATTATACACCTGAGGATATTGAGCGCTACTACAAGGATAAAGAGGCTTTACCGGCCAATCAGAAATTTGTAGAAGAGAATAAAAAAGAAAATCTGGCACAGGTATTTACCGATGTGCGTTATACCAAAGATACCTTTGATAAATTCTCGAAAGAGCTGCTCGAAGCGGTGCGGGAGCAGGGGTATAATTTTTAA
- a CDS encoding amidohydrolase, whose translation MNELRITLYQSDIVWEDKKSNLENLSEKLKQLSGITDLVVLPEMFSTGFSMKSKEMAESMDGYTIRSLRELARHNDVALCGSMIALDAGRYYNRGFFIHPDGCVEHYDKRHLFRMGDEPNHYSSGLERLIVNYKEWKICLLICYDLRFPVWARNVQNEYDLLIYVANWPASRSKVWNLLLPARAVENMAYVCGVNRVGTDGLGLKYSGDSTLIDARGQTVVSCTPGVEECLTAVVSMDSLEDFRKKFPVWMDGDRFEII comes from the coding sequence ATGAACGAACTCCGCATCACCCTGTACCAAAGCGATATTGTCTGGGAGGATAAAAAATCAAATCTGGAAAACCTCTCCGAAAAACTGAAACAACTTTCCGGTATAACAGACCTTGTTGTGCTTCCTGAGATGTTTTCTACCGGCTTTTCTATGAAGTCAAAGGAAATGGCAGAGAGCATGGATGGCTACACAATTCGTTCTTTACGGGAATTGGCCCGACATAATGATGTTGCCTTGTGCGGAAGCATGATTGCCCTGGATGCCGGACGTTATTATAACCGCGGTTTTTTCATTCATCCGGATGGATGTGTGGAGCATTACGACAAACGACACTTGTTCCGTATGGGCGATGAGCCAAATCATTACAGCAGTGGTCTGGAACGTCTGATTGTCAATTACAAGGAGTGGAAGATTTGTCTGTTGATATGTTATGACCTGCGCTTCCCGGTGTGGGCGCGCAATGTGCAGAATGAGTATGACTTACTGATCTATGTAGCCAACTGGCCGGCTTCCCGTTCAAAAGTCTGGAATCTGTTATTACCGGCGCGTGCGGTGGAGAATATGGCCTATGTGTGTGGTGTGAACCGTGTGGGAACAGATGGGCTTGGTTTGAAATATAGCGGGGATTCTACGCTGATTGATGCCCGCGGTCAAACGGTTGTTTCCTGTACACCGGGTGTTGAGGAGTGCCTGACGGCTGTTGTCTCGATGGATTCGTTGGAAGATTTCCGTAAGAAATTTCCGGTATGGATGGATGGAGATCGGTTTGAGATAATTTGA
- a CDS encoding UDP-glucose 6-dehydrogenase, with protein MTKIKNICCIGAGYVGGPTMAVIAQKCPHIKVTVVDVNAERIAAWNDSELANLPIYEPGLREVVAEARGRNLFFSTDVSAAIRDAEMIFMSVNTPTKTYGNGKGKAADLKYIELCARQIAKEATSDKIVVEKSTLPVRTAQAIKTILSNNQTSAKFQVLSNPEFLAEGTAIEDLYSPDRVLIGGEQTPEGAEAMEALTEIYANWVPRERILQTNVWSSELSKLVANAFLAQRISSINSISALCEKTEANVDEIAKAIGMDSRIGPKFLKASVGFGGSCFQKDILNLVYIARTYGLDEVADYWEQVIDLNDYQKRRFAQNIISKLNNTLSGKKIAMLGWAFKKDTNDTRESAAIYVADHLLNEQAEIHVYDPKVSESQIHKDLDYLQTRSPEENREMVQKVVDIEQALAGAHAVAILTEWDEFKTYDWAKLSALMMKPAFVFDGRNILDHEALRALGVNVYGIGR; from the coding sequence ATGACAAAAATTAAAAACATCTGTTGCATTGGAGCCGGATACGTAGGTGGCCCCACCATGGCTGTTATCGCCCAAAAATGCCCACACATCAAAGTGACCGTAGTGGATGTAAATGCGGAACGTATTGCGGCATGGAACGATTCCGAATTAGCTAACCTGCCTATCTATGAGCCGGGCCTCAGAGAGGTGGTGGCGGAAGCGCGTGGCCGTAATCTGTTTTTCTCTACTGATGTGTCGGCTGCTATCCGTGATGCTGAGATGATCTTTATGTCGGTCAATACTCCTACCAAAACCTACGGTAATGGTAAGGGTAAAGCGGCTGATCTGAAATATATCGAATTATGTGCCCGTCAGATTGCCAAAGAAGCAACCTCCGATAAGATTGTGGTGGAAAAGTCAACACTGCCTGTACGTACAGCTCAGGCCATCAAGACCATCCTGAGCAACAATCAGACCAGTGCGAAGTTTCAGGTGTTGTCCAACCCTGAGTTTCTGGCGGAGGGTACGGCCATTGAGGACCTCTATAGCCCTGATCGCGTATTGATCGGTGGCGAGCAGACACCGGAGGGGGCAGAGGCAATGGAGGCGCTGACTGAGATTTATGCCAACTGGGTACCCCGCGAGCGTATTCTTCAAACGAATGTCTGGTCATCGGAGCTATCCAAGCTGGTGGCTAATGCTTTCCTGGCACAACGTATCTCTTCCATTAACTCGATCTCGGCACTCTGTGAAAAGACGGAAGCCAATGTAGATGAGATCGCTAAAGCGATAGGCATGGACAGCCGTATCGGACCTAAGTTCCTCAAAGCATCAGTAGGTTTCGGTGGTAGTTGTTTCCAGAAAGATATTCTGAACCTGGTCTATATTGCCCGTACCTATGGCCTGGATGAGGTTGCCGACTACTGGGAGCAGGTGATTGATCTGAACGATTACCAGAAGAGACGTTTTGCTCAAAATATTATTTCTAAACTGAATAATACCCTTTCCGGTAAAAAAATAGCGATGCTCGGATGGGCATTCAAGAAGGATACCAACGATACCCGCGAGTCGGCTGCCATCTATGTGGCGGATCACCTGTTGAATGAGCAGGCGGAGATTCATGTCTATGATCCGAAGGTGTCGGAAAGCCAGATACACAAAGACTTGGATTACCTGCAAACCCGTTCCCCGGAAGAGAACCGTGAAATGGTACAGAAAGTGGTGGATATAGAGCAGGCTTTAGCGGGAGCGCATGCCGTGGCTATCCTGACCGAATGGGATGAATTCAAGACATACGATTGGGCGAAGCTCAGCGCCCTGATGATGAAACCTGCCTTTGTGTTTGATGGACGGAATATCCTGGATCATGAAGCGCTGAGAGCGTTGGGTGTGAATGTGTATGGAATAGGACGATAA
- a CDS encoding UpxY family transcription antiterminator: MPWYALYTTPRAEKKVKERLDVAGIENFLPLHLAPRQWSDRVKMVEMPLFPSYIFVNAEEHQLRALLQVYGVTRAVYHCGRPAIILDKEIRAIRKFLEKAATYAVSFTIGDDVLIACGPLKDISGKITKIGKSKMVLHLEQLATTVCVDLDKVVKK; the protein is encoded by the coding sequence ATGCCCTGGTATGCACTATATACAACTCCGCGCGCCGAAAAGAAGGTGAAAGAGCGTCTTGATGTCGCGGGAATAGAGAACTTCTTACCGTTGCATCTGGCTCCCCGTCAGTGGAGTGACCGGGTCAAAATGGTAGAGATGCCGTTGTTCCCTTCCTATATTTTTGTAAATGCAGAGGAACACCAGTTGCGTGCATTATTGCAGGTGTATGGAGTCACACGGGCTGTCTATCACTGTGGCAGGCCGGCTATTATCCTGGATAAGGAAATCAGGGCGATACGGAAGTTTCTGGAGAAGGCGGCTACGTATGCCGTTTCCTTTACGATCGGTGATGATGTACTGATTGCCTGCGGGCCGTTAAAGGATATTTCCGGTAAGATTACCAAGATCGGCAAGTCAAAGATGGTGCTGCACCTGGAGCAATTGGCTACTACTGTTTGTGTGGATTTGGATAAGGTGGTGAAGAAGTGA
- the lpxB gene encoding lipid-A-disaccharide synthase codes for MRYFLIAGEASGDLHAANLMATLKKEDTQAEFRFLGGDLMLAQGGTLIKHYREMAFMGFIPVLMNLKTIMRNMAVCKQEIKSFAPDVVILIDYPGFNLKIAKFVKTELGIPVHYYISPKIWAWKEYRIKDIKRYVDKMFSILPFEVPFYQKHDYPIQYVGNPSLDEIHHYKTTQQAEVASFRSTNKLSEKPIVALLAGSRKQEIDKNLPLMLDAAKDFPGYQFIIAGAPGIDREYYATYIQDTEAKIVFGQTYPLLSNAYAALVTSGTATLETALFDVPQAVCYYQSGGKILYYVVEKILKVPYVSLVNLIANRTVVKELLGYKASVENLTEELNLLLTNTNYREEIKTGYQEIDRLLGEPGAPEHAAKAIIANLKK; via the coding sequence ATGAGATACTTTCTAATTGCCGGTGAAGCATCGGGCGACCTGCACGCTGCCAACCTGATGGCTACCCTGAAAAAAGAAGATACACAAGCTGAATTCCGTTTTCTGGGCGGAGACCTGATGCTGGCTCAGGGAGGAACATTGATTAAACATTACCGGGAAATGGCCTTTATGGGATTCATCCCCGTCTTGATGAATCTGAAGACCATCATGCGCAACATGGCGGTCTGTAAGCAGGAAATCAAGTCTTTTGCGCCTGACGTGGTGATTCTCATCGACTATCCGGGCTTCAACCTCAAGATTGCTAAATTTGTAAAGACAGAATTGGGCATCCCCGTTCACTACTACATTTCCCCTAAAATCTGGGCATGGAAAGAGTATCGCATCAAGGATATCAAGCGATATGTGGATAAGATGTTTTCGATTTTACCCTTCGAAGTGCCGTTTTATCAAAAGCATGATTACCCCATCCAATATGTGGGAAATCCTTCTCTGGACGAGATTCACCATTATAAAACCACACAACAGGCAGAGGTTGCTTCATTCCGAAGCACCAATAAATTAAGCGAAAAACCCATTGTTGCACTGCTCGCCGGTAGCCGCAAACAGGAGATTGACAAGAATCTGCCACTGATGCTGGATGCAGCAAAGGATTTCCCCGGATACCAGTTTATCATTGCGGGCGCTCCGGGCATTGACCGGGAATATTATGCCACTTACATTCAGGACACAGAAGCTAAGATTGTCTTCGGACAGACCTACCCTCTACTGAGCAATGCGTATGCAGCCCTGGTAACATCCGGAACAGCCACATTGGAAACAGCCCTCTTTGACGTACCTCAAGCGGTTTGCTATTACCAGAGCGGAGGAAAGATACTTTATTATGTCGTGGAAAAGATTCTGAAAGTGCCTTATGTCTCGTTGGTCAATCTGATAGCCAACCGTACAGTGGTTAAGGAACTATTGGGCTACAAGGCATCGGTAGAAAACCTGACAGAAGAGCTGAATCTGCTTCTGACCAACACAAACTATCGGGAAGAGATAAAAACCGGCTACCAGGAAATAGACCGTTTACTTGGCGAACCAGGCGCACCGGAACACGCTGCGAAAGCGATTATTGCTAATTTGAAAAAATAG
- the surE gene encoding 5'/3'-nucleotidase SurE, with protein sequence MDIQHSNKPLILVTNDDGVHAKGIASLIEALRGLGQIIVMAPDSARSGQSSAITPNTPLRFHKIKEENDLEVYQCNGTPVDCVKLAFNQLLERKPDLLVSGINHGSNSAVSIHYSGTMGAVIEGCIAGVPSVGFSLCSFLSNADFSVSQIYVRRIATDILANGISPGICLNVNVPYTPDVKGIRVSRQTDAVWQEEFMKRTDPHGREYYWLTGSMYNREPDAKDTCEWALANDYVSVVPCKVDLTAHHYIDHLKNRLE encoded by the coding sequence ATGGACATCCAACATAGCAACAAACCGCTCATCCTTGTCACCAATGATGATGGCGTTCACGCAAAAGGCATTGCCTCGCTGATCGAAGCTCTGCGCGGATTGGGACAGATTATCGTAATGGCTCCCGATTCTGCCCGTTCCGGTCAATCGAGTGCAATTACACCTAACACACCGCTCCGTTTTCATAAAATCAAAGAAGAAAACGACCTGGAAGTTTACCAATGTAACGGAACCCCTGTAGATTGCGTAAAACTGGCATTCAACCAACTACTGGAACGCAAACCGGACCTGCTGGTTTCCGGAATTAATCATGGCTCCAACTCTGCTGTAAGTATTCACTATTCAGGGACGATGGGTGCAGTAATCGAAGGATGTATTGCCGGAGTCCCCTCTGTGGGATTTTCTTTGTGTAGTTTTCTAAGCAATGCAGACTTCTCCGTAAGTCAGATCTACGTCCGACGTATAGCTACCGATATATTAGCCAATGGCATTTCTCCCGGTATTTGCCTGAATGTAAATGTACCTTACACTCCTGATGTGAAAGGTATCCGGGTCTCCAGACAAACCGATGCGGTATGGCAGGAAGAGTTTATGAAACGCACCGACCCACACGGCCGGGAATACTACTGGCTCACAGGTTCGATGTACAACCGCGAACCTGATGCGAAAGATACCTGTGAATGGGCACTGGCCAATGATTATGTTTCGGTCGTTCCCTGCAAAGTCGATTTGACTGCTCACCACTATATTGACCACCTGAAAAACCGTCTGGAATGA